Proteins from a genomic interval of Quercus robur chromosome 9, dhQueRobu3.1, whole genome shotgun sequence:
- the LOC126700223 gene encoding uncharacterized protein LOC126700223 produces the protein MRCEGLDKIAVSDDPEKFFQVGSELPSQEKEELVRFLRENVDVFAWDAYDAPGVDPSLICHHLNVNPSSTPRKQPPRRPSKEHASAVRDEVAKLKRAGAIKEVFYPEWLANTVVVRKKTGKWRVCVDFTDLNKACPKDPFPLPKINRLVDATVGHPRMSFLDAFQGYHQIPLALEDQEKTAFMTPIGNYHYKVMPFGLKNAGSTYQRMMTRMFEPQLGKIIEVYIDDMVVKSKRVSEHVKDLGTIFAILREHRLRLNASKCSFGVGSGKFLGYMVTHRGIEVSPDQIKAINSLQTPRNPKEVQKLTGMIAALSRFISRSADRCRPFYLLLNKWKEFKWSEDCVQAFQQLKDYLSRPPIMSSPEADEVLFAYIAVAPHAVSLVLIRDDNGVKRPVYYVSRSLHEAEVRYLPLEKAILAIVHATRKLPHYFQAHTVIVLTQLPLRAVLRSADYTGRIAMWSALLGAFDIKYMPRPSIKGQVLADLVAEFAEPSIETVTEKKNLCGKLVGAISAGEAMRWKVYVDGAANQRGSGVGIVLISPDGAIIEKSLRLGFSATNNEAEYEALLQGMAMVQRLGGRIIEAFSDSRLVVGQVMGELEARDTRMQEYLGQVKRLQESFESFSLTHISRSVNTHADSLATLATSSAHNLPRVILVEDLVKASPISGNPTQVHQIRQSPSWMDPLRNFLQNEILPEERLEAEKIRRKAPRFWLSEDHKLYRRSYSGPYLLCVHPEESESLLEELHEGVCGSHTGGRSLAHRALTQGYWWPNMQRQAQEYAKKCDQCQRFAPNIHQPGGVLNPLSSPWPFAQWGLDIVGPFPKAAGNKRYIIVGTDYFTKWVQAEPLANIRDVDAQKFIWKNIITRFGTPRTLISDNGLQFDSKNFRDYCREFGIINRYSTPAYPQGNGQVEAVNKVIVNGLKKRLDESKGRWVEELPHVLWTYRTTPRRSTGETPFSMTYGAEAVLPIENNFPTLRSSSFTPGDNDELLGSSLDLAEERREKATIHMAYYHQKLRQGYDANVKLRPLGPGDLVMRKILGSAKNPSWGKLGPNWEGPYRVTSVAGIGAYYLEDLDEKAVPRPWNVNNLRRYYY, from the coding sequence atgAGGTGTGAAGGCCTAGATAAGATTGCTGTCAGcgatgacccggagaagttctttcaggtcggctccgaattgccctctcaagaaaaggaggaactggtcagatttctcagagaaaacgtcgatgtattcgcttgggacgcctacgatgccccgggAGTCGATCccagccttatttgtcaccacttgaacgtcaacccctcttctactccgaggaagcagccaccccgacgcccttcaaaggagcACGCTAGTGCCGTGAGAGACGAGGTGGCAAAATTAAAAagggcaggggctatcaaagaggtcttttatcccgaatggttggcaaacacagtggtggtaaggaagaagacggggaagtggagggtctgcgtagacttcacggacctgaacaaggcatgccccaaggacccattccccctacctaAAATTAACCGATTGGTGGACGCAACCGTggggcaccctcgaatgagtttcctggacgccttccaaggctatcatcagataccccttgcgctagaggaccaagagaaaacggctttcatgacgcccatcggaaattatcattataaggtgatgcctttcgggCTAAAGAATGCGGGTTCGacataccaaaggatgatgactcggatgttcgagccacaactgggcaaaatcattgaggtgtatatagacgatatggtcgTGAAGAGCAAAAGGGTGTCCGAACACGTGAAGGACCTTGGAACCATCTTCGCTATCTTGAGGGAGCACCGCTTGCGGCTAAATGCCTCCAAATGCTCGTTCGgagtcgggtctgggaaattcctagggtacatggtcacccacaggggaatagaagtaagtcctgaccaaatcaaagccattaacagcctacagactcctcggaacccgaaggaagtgcagaagctcactggcatgattgcggcgttaagccggttcatatcacgatcggcggatcgatgtcggcctttttacctcctgcTAAACAAGTGGAAGGAGTTCAAATGGTCGGAGGActgcgttcaggctttccagcagcttaaagactacctgtcccgaccacccatcatgtccagtcctgaggcagacgaggtgctgtttgcctacatcgccgtagctccccacgccgtaagcctggtactaATACGGGATGACAATGGGGTAAAGCggccggtgtactatgtgagcaggtcactacatgaagccgaggtgcgatacctacccttagagaaggcaattttggcgatagtgcatgcaacccggaagcttcctcattactttcaggcgcacacggtcatcgtcctgactcagcttccacttcgagccgtgcttcgaagtgctgactacacaggaaggatcgccatgtggagtgctcttctgggggcttttgatattaaatatatgcccagaccctccatcaaaggacaggtcctcgcggacttggtagcagaatttgctgagccctctatagaaacggTGACTGAGAAGAAAAATCTGTGCGGAAAACTGGTCGGCGCGATTTCGGCCGGGGAAGCCATGcgttggaaggtctacgtggatggtgcggccaaccagagaggatcaggagttgggatagttttaatatcgccagacggcgctatcattgaaaagtcattacgactcggattctcggctacgaacaatgaagccgaatacgaagccttacttcaaggaatggcaatggttcaaaggTTGGGTGGACGAATAATagaagccttctcggactccagattagtggtcggacaagtgatgggagaactggaagctcgagatactaggatgcaagagtatctgggacaagtcaaacggctacaggagagctttgaatccttcagtttaacgcacatctccaggagcgtaaacactcatgcagactcgctcgccactcttgccacgtcctcggcacaTAATTTACCACGAGTAATCCTGGTCGAAGATCTAGTTAAGGCCAGTCCCATCAGTGGAAATCCaacccaagtccatcagataagacagagccccagttggatggaccccctCAGGAATTTCCTCCAAAATGAGATCCTACCGGAGGAAagactagaagccgagaagatacgtagaaaggctcctcgtttttggctatcagaggaccacaAGCTTTATCGGCGCTCatactctggaccgtacctgctctgcgtacatccagaggagtccgagtctcttcttgaagagttgcatgagggagtatgtggaagtcacaccggaggaagatcgctggcgcacagggcactcacccaaggatactggtggccgaacatgcagagacaagcccaagaatacgctaagaaatgcgatcagtgccaaagattcgccccaaatatccaccaacccggaggggttctcaacccactctccagtccatggccgttcgcgcaatggggtcttgatattgtcggacctttcccaaaggctgcggggaacaagcgatacataatagtcggaaccgattatttcactaaatgggtgcaggctgagcctttggccaacatcagggacgtggacgcccagaaattcatctggaagaacattatcacccgcttcggaactccgagaacactcatttccgacaatggtcttcagtttgatagcaagaattttagggattattgccgtgagtttgggatcattaatcgatattccactcCCGCATACCCCCagggaaatgggcaagtcgaggccgtgaacaaggtcatagtgaacgggttgaagaaaagactggatgagtcaaaggggagatgggtagaagaactaccgcacgtcttatggacatatcggacaacgccgcggcgttccACTGGTGAAACtcccttctcaatgacttacgggGCAGAGGCAGTGCTtccaatcgagaacaacttcccCACGTTAAGGTCTAGTTCGTTTACCCCAGGTGATAACGATGAGTTGTTAGGAAGCAGtctggacctagccgaggaaagaagggaaaaggccacgattcacatggcctattatcaccagaagctaagacaagggtatgatgctaacgtcaaactgcggcctctgggtccaggtgatctcgtgatgaggaagattcttggcagcgcaaagaacccctcttggggcaagttggggcccaattgggagggaccataccgtgtcacatccgtggccggaataggcgcctactacctggaggatttggatgaaaaagctgtaccacgaccatggaatgtaaataacctcaggaggtattattattaa
- the LOC126698582 gene encoding uncharacterized protein LOC126698582: MLLRSSSTPVLGSLLPSFSDSPNHNNCNHYETNNIIIKHPPPTIPQNHNNRFSLHQTGPLNLSTFSCNSSPISPSIADLDRNKGFRRAQSDGNLEGLAYASCSTNEDQYIETNLPKKFSARPKCTMLQTIQSFSFYNSKGEYEDEEDEEESDREDDDEEEREERVMAMRAQTLSLENKMNSMIFTEEVNVKDQIWNMGIGDEKELLGQGLFLARGIGIGGASGGGGNGGRGHGGGSGDFNSGEDNQGVEEYYKRMVEENPGNPLFLRNYAQFLYQSKRDLQGAEECYSRAILADPKDGEILSQYAKLIWELHHDQDRALSYFERAVQASPEDCHVQAAYASFLWDTEEYEECDMPKDVEAMPSQFHGAVASASA, from the exons ATGCTGCTAAGAAGCTCTTCAACACCAGTTCTTGGATCCCTCCTTCCATCCTTCTCAGACAGTCCCAACCACAACAACTGCAATCACTATGAAACCAATAACATCATCATCAAGCACCCACCACCTACCATTCCCCAAAATCACAACAACAGGTTCTCACTTCACCAAACTGGCCCTCTCAACCTCTCCACATTCTCATGCAATTCCTCTCCAATCTCTCCCTCCATTGCTGACCTCGATCGGAACAAAGGCTTTCGAAGAGCTCAGTCTGATGGAAACTTGGAAGGACTAGCCTATGCTTCTTGCAGCACCAATGAAGACCAATACATTGAAACAAACCTACCCAAGAAGTTTTCAGCGAGACCCAAGTGCACCATGTTGCaaactatacaatctttctcattttataattcaaaaggtgaatatgaagatgaagaagatgaagaagagagTGATAGagaggatgatgatgaagaagagagagaagagagggtCATGGCTATGAGAGCACAAACTCTAAGTTTGGAGAACAAAATGAACAGCATGATTTTCACTGAAGAGGTGAATGTTAAGGATCAAATTTGGAATATGGGTATTGGAGATGAAAAGGAGCTTCTTGGTCAAGGGTTGTTTCTTGCAAGAGGGATTGGCATCGGTGGTgccagtggtggtggtggtaatGGTGGTCGAGGACATGGTGGCGGCAGTGGAGATTTCAACTCAGGAGAGGACAACCAAGGAGTTGAGGAGTATTATAAGAGGATGGTGGAGGAAAATCCTGGCAACCCTTTGTTTCTGAGAAATTATGCTCAATTTTTGTACCAG TCAAAGAGGGACCTTCAGGGCGCCGAAGAGTGCTACTCTCGTGCTATCCTAGCAGATCCAAAGGATGGTGAAATTCTATCACAGTATGCTAAGCTAATATGGGAGCTACATCATGACCAAGACAGGGCTTTAAGCTACTTTGAACGAGCAGTTCAAGCTTCTCCTGAAGATTG CCACGTTCAAGCAGCATATGCTAGCTTCCTCTGGGATACAGAGGAATATGAAGAATGTGATATGCCAAAAGATGTTGAAGCCATGCCATCACAATTCCATGGAGCCGTGGCTTCTGCGAGTGCTTAA
- the LOC126698581 gene encoding nuclear transport factor 2: MASSYQGPVTAAQVGSYFVTRYYQILKQQPELAHQFYSADSIMVRVDGDSTQKASEILEIHTLIMSLNFTSIEVKTLNSFDSWNRGVLVMVSGLVKAREFSGRRKFIQTFFLAPQETGYFVLNDIFQFNDDEEIIYQHQAPIPSEHQFDTQLNASSPLPEPPVSDYVLEEEARDYVDSIHIEEDPVDKYSLPEQQHQYSLPEQQLQEDHETEIVVDEAPAEEISASLQGVVNTVHEAPAVAVEEPVGEPLKKTYASILRVSRGQPASSAAGQPSLNRSFPTASEWNHTPQPAAQQSNSALSYVPEYAAEAVEEGLTMEEDEPKSVYVRNLPPTITEEEIEQEFKDFGKIIPDGVFIRLRKEVGVCYAFVEFEDLIGVQNALKASPIQLAGRQVYIEERRPNSSGISRGGRRGGRGRGSYQTEAPRGRFGSRSLGRGSYQDGGDNRLRGNDFYQRGSR; this comes from the exons ATGGCCTCTTCATATCAAGGCCCTGTCACTGCTGCTCAG GTGGGGTCGTACTTTGTGACAAGGTACTATCAGATTCTTAAGCAACAGCCTGAACTTGCTCACCAGTTCTACTCCGCTGACAGCATCATGGTTCGGGTCGATGGAGATTCTACCCAGAAAGCCTCTGAAATCCTA GAAATTCATACGCTCATCATGTCGTTGAATTTCACTTCAATTGAGGTCAAGACATTAAATTCCTTTGATTCTTGGAATCGAGGTGTTCTGGTAATGGTTTCAGGATTGGTTAAAGCAAGGGAATTCAGTGGACGGAGGAAATTTATTCAGACCTTTTTTCTTGCTCCTCAAGAGACAGGTTACTTTGTTCTTAATGATATTTTCCAGTtcaatgatgatgaagaaattATCTATCAACATCAAGCCCCTATTCCATCAGAACACCAGTTTGATACACAACTGAATGCTTCTAGCCCTCTTCCAGAGCCGCCAG TTTCCGACTATGTTTTGGAGGAAGAGGCCCGGGATTATGTTGATTCAATCCATATAGAAGAAGATCCAGTTGATAAGTATAGTCTCCCAGAGCAACAACATCAATATAGTCTCCCAGAGCAACAGCTGCAAGAGGATCATGAAACTGAAATTGTGGTGGACGAAGCTCCTGCAGAGGAGATATCTGCTTCACTTCAAGGTGTGGTAAACACTGTGCATGAAGCCCCAGCTGTAGCTGTGGAGGAGCCTGTGGGAGAGCCACTGAAGAAAACTTATGCTTCTATT CTGCGAGTTTCTAGAGGGCAGCCTGCATCATCAGCAGCTGGCCAGCCATCTTTAAATAGAAGTTTCCCGACTGCTTCAGAATGGAATCATACACCACAGCCTGCTGCTCAGCAGTCAAACTCTGCATTGTCATATGTGCCTGAATATGCGGCAGAGGCAGTGGAGGAGGGTCTGACAATGGAAGAAG ATGAACCAAAATCTGTTTATGTGAGAAACTTGCCTCCTACGATTACTGAAGAAGAAATTGAGCAGGAATTCAAGGACTTTGGCAAAATCATACCTGATGGTGTCTTTATTAGGTTACGCAAG GAAGTTGGAGTTTGCTATGCCTTTGTTGAGTTCGAAGACCTTATTGGTGTTCAAAATGCACTCAAG GCCTCTCCGATACAGTTGGCTGGAAGGCAAGTCTACATTGAGGAAAGGAGACCAAACAGCAGTGGCATTTCTCGGGGTGGAA GACGTGGGGGAAGAGGAAGAGGCAGTTACCAAACAGAGGCTCCAAGGGGGCGTTTTGGTTCACGGAGTCTGGGCAGGGGAAGCTATCAGGATGGTGGTGACAACAGACTAAGAGGCAATGATTTTTATCAGCGTGGTTCACGATGA